One window of Atribacter laminatus genomic DNA carries:
- a CDS encoding helix-hairpin-helix domain-containing protein has product MLFSRQERIVFVVLSLILVFSISFLFYKTRVVSATGADSSDKRPESYIVQIAGEVLKPGVYQVEEGTRLYQLIELSGGVTPQADISSLNLAAPVHDGLRINIPAQNSIQGDLDRFQFSFSEQIPLSEETDSDLVVQINTASLEELKRLPGIGDVIAQRIIEYRKTYGPFRSVDDLINVKGIGAKKLQDIKNSIRN; this is encoded by the coding sequence ATGTTATTCTCTCGTCAAGAAAGAATCGTTTTTGTAGTTCTATCGTTAATATTGGTGTTTAGTATCAGTTTTTTATTTTATAAAACCCGGGTTGTTTCGGCAACGGGTGCGGATTCGAGCGATAAGAGACCAGAGAGCTATATTGTCCAAATCGCCGGCGAAGTACTCAAACCGGGAGTATATCAAGTAGAAGAGGGTACCCGACTTTACCAGCTCATTGAGCTTTCTGGCGGGGTCACTCCTCAAGCTGATATTTCAAGTTTAAATTTAGCAGCACCGGTTCATGATGGACTCCGTATTAATATACCAGCTCAGAATTCCATTCAAGGTGACCTTGATAGGTTTCAATTTTCTTTTTCTGAACAAATTCCATTGTCTGAAGAAACTGATAGTGATTTGGTTGTTCAGATCAACACTGCCTCCCTTGAGGAACTCAAAAGGCTTCCCGGAATTGGTGATGTAATTGCCCAGAGAATAATTGAATATCGAAAAACCTATGGTCCCTTTCGATCGGTTGATGACCTTATAAATGTGAAAGGGATTGGCGCCAAGAAACTTCAAGATATAAAAAATTCGATTCGCAATTAA
- a CDS encoding GatB/YqeY domain-containing protein: MIKEQLVEDMKKAMKEKDFTRLDTIRLVLAEIKNEEIEKREPLNEDELVRVLKKGVKKLEDSIGYFEKGNRPELIQKAKLEMSILQEFIPPQLTVEEIESLVDEVMVALSDKKSFGLIMKEVMSRAANRADGSQVSAIVKQKLNEG; encoded by the coding sequence ATGATCAAAGAACAGCTGGTTGAGGATATGAAAAAAGCAATGAAAGAAAAAGACTTCACCCGGCTTGATACAATTCGTCTGGTCTTGGCCGAAATAAAAAACGAAGAAATTGAAAAACGCGAGCCTTTAAATGAAGATGAATTGGTTCGGGTACTTAAAAAAGGCGTAAAAAAACTAGAGGATTCTATAGGTTATTTTGAAAAAGGAAATCGGCCGGAACTGATACAAAAAGCAAAATTAGAAATGTCTATCCTCCAGGAATTTATACCACCTCAATTAACCGTCGAGGAGATTGAATCTTTGGTTGATGAGGTAATGGTGGCTTTGTCAGATAAGAAATCCTTTGGCTTAATTATGAAAGAGGTTATGTCCAGGGCAGCCAATCGAGCAGATGGCTCCCAGGTATCGGCTATTGTTAAACAAAAGTTGAATGAGGGATGA
- the cdd gene encoding cytidine deaminase, translated as MATVVVSRSTKESTLSRSVLEKIVNYVCAEENREILGKLSIAFISLDEIRALKKEFFHQNIDTDVISFFYGTEEPDEVWGEIIICPEKAREYAHTYGTKYENEQKLLLIHGLLHLLGYDDSDADKKRIMETRQNNLLEQFLITEKRERLVTSAQKAQHFAYAPYSLFPVGAALETCDGKVIQGGNIENASLGLSVCAERVALFKAVSMGYATFTRLAVVSSGQDYCLPCGACRQVLYEFAPYLEIVAARHDGDYQIYTLDELLPHPFQFKPEKGE; from the coding sequence ATGGCTACTGTTGTTGTGAGTCGTTCAACAAAAGAAAGTACGCTATCCCGCTCAGTATTAGAAAAAATTGTCAACTATGTTTGTGCAGAAGAGAATCGGGAAATTCTCGGAAAATTGAGTATCGCCTTTATAAGTCTTGATGAAATACGGGCACTGAAAAAAGAATTTTTTCATCAAAATATCGATACTGATGTCATATCTTTTTTTTATGGAACGGAAGAACCCGACGAAGTATGGGGAGAGATTATTATTTGTCCGGAAAAGGCAAGAGAATATGCTCATACCTATGGGACTAAATATGAAAATGAACAAAAGCTTCTCCTTATACACGGTCTTTTACATTTATTAGGTTACGATGACAGTGACGCGGATAAAAAACGAATCATGGAAACCAGACAAAATAATCTACTTGAACAATTTCTTATTACTGAAAAACGTGAGCGGTTAGTAACATCAGCCCAAAAAGCACAACATTTTGCCTATGCTCCTTATTCGCTCTTCCCAGTCGGTGCGGCTTTGGAAACCTGTGATGGCAAGGTGATTCAGGGAGGAAACATCGAAAACGCTTCTCTGGGGTTGTCGGTTTGTGCAGAAAGAGTTGCTCTTTTTAAGGCAGTATCTATGGGATATGCTACCTTCACACGACTGGCAGTCGTTTCATCCGGCCAAGACTATTGCCTTCCTTGCGGTGCCTGTCGGCAAGTTTTGTATGAGTTTGCACCTTATCTTGAAATAGTGGCTGCCCGACATGACGGTGATTATCAAATTTACACCTTGGATGAACTCTTGCCCCACCCTTTTCAGTTTAAACCCGAAAAAGGGGAATAG
- the era gene encoding GTPase Era: MEDQIGFRSGFVTIWGRPNVGKSTLLNSLLKYKITIVSDKPQTTRKNIKGILNRPDCQIVFIDTPGFHIPADPLGEFLSNQWKSSLPDADCLLYITTPGVSIDTDRTYLKEIRDFHHPILLVVNKIDLFKKETIQKTIQEFSQHFSFYDIFEVSALKGVGLEQLIQKVLNLLPFGPPYFDKEQISDVYERDIVAEIIREKVWHNIHQEIPYGVEVRVEEFKEKEDLVSIRAIIYVEKDSHRKIIIGGKGSMIKRIGSEARKDLEEFFRKKVFLDLWVKTQLNWRKKPDVLRRWGYTFL; the protein is encoded by the coding sequence ATGGAAGATCAGATCGGTTTTCGTTCTGGCTTTGTAACCATTTGGGGAAGGCCAAATGTTGGAAAATCTACCCTTCTCAACAGCCTTTTAAAATATAAAATCACCATTGTCAGCGATAAGCCTCAAACCACACGTAAAAATATAAAGGGAATTTTAAATCGACCCGATTGCCAAATCGTTTTTATCGATACTCCAGGATTTCATATCCCAGCTGACCCTCTTGGAGAATTTCTTTCCAATCAATGGAAAAGTTCGCTTCCCGATGCCGATTGTTTACTCTATATAACCACCCCCGGTGTTTCAATTGATACCGATAGAACCTATCTAAAAGAGATTCGAGATTTTCACCATCCAATTCTATTGGTCGTGAATAAAATTGATTTATTTAAGAAAGAAACAATACAAAAAACCATTCAGGAATTTTCCCAGCATTTTTCATTTTACGATATTTTTGAGGTTTCAGCTTTAAAAGGTGTTGGGTTGGAGCAATTAATCCAAAAAGTCCTAAATCTCCTTCCTTTCGGACCACCCTATTTTGATAAGGAACAAATTTCTGATGTATATGAGAGAGATATTGTTGCAGAAATTATTCGTGAAAAAGTTTGGCATAATATTCACCAAGAAATCCCTTATGGAGTGGAAGTGCGAGTTGAGGAATTTAAAGAGAAAGAGGATTTGGTTTCCATTCGAGCTATAATTTATGTTGAGAAGGATTCCCACCGAAAAATTATTATCGGGGGGAAGGGAAGTATGATTAAAAGAATTGGTTCCGAAGCTAGAAAGGACCTGGAGGAATTTTTTAGAAAAAAAGTGTTTTTGGATTTATGGGTTAAAACTCAGTTGAACTGGAGAAAAAAACCTGATGTTCTCAGAAGATGGGGTTATACATTCTTATGA
- the leuS gene encoding leucine--tRNA ligase, translating into MRENYDFDAIELEWQKKWSDNHLFQVETNPDRKKYYVLEMFPYPSGDPHMGHVKNYVIGDVVARYFTRQGFNVLHPMGYDSFGLPAENAAIKNNIHPSIWTHDKIDKMRKVLKRIGISYDWRREVITCEPEYYKFTQWFFLQFYKNHLAYKKAGQVNWCPSCSTVLANEQVVEGNCERCGTPVIRKMLSQWYLKITKYAEALLNDIDTLGEWPERVLTMQRNWIGRSEGAYIDFSISGLNKPIRVFTTRPDTIFGVTFFVLAPEHPLVDELVAGTSYQDKVKKFREKISRKSDINRMSETLDKEGIYIGKEILNPLNGEEIPIWIADYVLLEYGTGAVMAVPAHDERDYQFAVKYNLPIRQVIQPLQSDSNEKCYAGSGLMVNSGDFSGLPSEDGKRKIISYIEKEGIGKGAVSYRLRDWLISRQRYWGAPIPIVYCDRCGEVPVPEKDLPVLLPQNVDFQPGGPSPLARCAEFVNTVCPICGEPAKRETDTMDTFMCSSWYFLRYCSPWTDQEPFKRKDVDYWMPVNQYIGGVEHAILHLLYSRFFIKVLKDLKIINFSEPFINLFAQGMVTKGGVKMSKSKGNVVSPREIIQKYGADTIRVFILFAGPPELDMEWSDRGVEGAHRFLNRVWRTVTEVIRCEEDQQVEPNQERMKALERMIHRTILKVDTDIRERFHFNTAISSLMELMNEIIDSQRIFSEKGIHPQEKEILFEAAKTLVSLLNPFVPHLTEELWRALGESSFLSVSEWMTHDEEKLVENQVEIVIQINGKVRSKVTVPAGTDEKDVLQFALKDERVQTWMDQKALVKHIFVPDKLLNLVVR; encoded by the coding sequence TTGCGAGAGAATTATGATTTTGACGCAATTGAGCTAGAATGGCAAAAAAAATGGTCAGATAATCACCTCTTTCAGGTTGAAACCAACCCCGATCGAAAAAAATACTATGTTTTAGAAATGTTTCCTTATCCTTCTGGTGACCCTCATATGGGTCACGTTAAGAATTATGTTATTGGAGATGTCGTAGCACGGTATTTTACTCGTCAAGGTTTTAATGTTCTCCACCCAATGGGTTATGACTCATTTGGTTTGCCAGCGGAAAATGCTGCTATTAAAAACAACATTCATCCATCAATTTGGACCCATGATAAAATCGATAAAATGCGTAAAGTTTTAAAGCGAATTGGTATCAGTTATGATTGGAGAAGAGAAGTCATAACCTGTGAACCAGAATACTATAAATTTACTCAGTGGTTTTTCCTGCAATTTTATAAAAATCATTTAGCATATAAAAAAGCCGGTCAAGTGAACTGGTGTCCATCTTGTTCTACGGTTCTTGCCAACGAACAGGTCGTGGAAGGAAACTGTGAACGTTGTGGAACTCCGGTTATTCGGAAAATGCTGAGTCAATGGTATTTAAAAATCACCAAATATGCCGAGGCTTTACTGAATGATATCGACACTCTAGGAGAATGGCCGGAACGAGTCCTCACCATGCAGAGGAATTGGATTGGTCGAAGCGAAGGGGCCTATATAGATTTTTCTATTTCGGGTTTAAACAAGCCAATAAGAGTATTTACCACACGACCTGATACCATCTTTGGTGTGACCTTTTTTGTCTTAGCTCCAGAACATCCTTTGGTTGACGAACTGGTTGCCGGAACTTCCTATCAGGATAAAGTCAAGAAATTTCGGGAAAAAATTTCTCGAAAAAGCGATATTAACCGTATGTCGGAAACCTTAGACAAAGAAGGGATATATATTGGAAAGGAAATTCTGAATCCCCTCAATGGAGAGGAAATTCCGATTTGGATTGCCGACTATGTACTCCTTGAGTATGGTACAGGTGCAGTTATGGCAGTTCCTGCTCATGATGAGAGGGATTATCAGTTTGCCGTAAAATACAATTTACCTATTCGCCAAGTGATCCAACCACTTCAATCAGATAGCAACGAGAAATGTTATGCTGGTTCTGGATTAATGGTTAATTCAGGAGATTTCAGTGGTTTGCCTTCCGAAGATGGAAAAAGAAAAATAATTTCCTATATAGAAAAGGAAGGAATTGGCAAGGGGGCGGTTTCCTATCGGTTAAGAGACTGGTTAATTTCTCGACAGAGATATTGGGGAGCTCCTATTCCTATTGTCTACTGTGATCGTTGTGGTGAAGTCCCGGTTCCAGAAAAAGACCTTCCTGTACTTCTTCCTCAAAACGTTGACTTCCAGCCGGGTGGTCCTTCTCCATTAGCGAGGTGTGCCGAGTTTGTCAATACTGTATGTCCTATTTGTGGTGAGCCGGCGAAAAGAGAAACTGATACCATGGATACCTTCATGTGTTCTTCATGGTATTTTCTCCGCTATTGTTCTCCTTGGACTGACCAAGAACCTTTTAAAAGAAAAGATGTTGATTATTGGATGCCAGTCAATCAGTATATTGGCGGGGTAGAACATGCCATTCTTCATCTTCTTTATTCCCGTTTTTTTATAAAGGTATTAAAAGACCTGAAGATTATCAATTTTTCCGAGCCTTTTATCAATTTATTTGCCCAGGGAATGGTTACCAAGGGCGGAGTTAAAATGTCAAAATCCAAGGGAAATGTGGTGAGTCCCCGGGAAATTATTCAAAAATATGGAGCGGATACCATTCGGGTCTTTATCCTTTTTGCTGGGCCTCCGGAACTGGATATGGAATGGTCAGATCGTGGTGTTGAAGGAGCCCATCGTTTTCTCAACCGAGTATGGAGAACGGTAACTGAAGTTATTCGGTGTGAAGAAGACCAACAGGTAGAACCTAATCAGGAGAGAATGAAAGCTTTGGAACGAATGATTCACCGGACGATTTTAAAAGTGGACACCGATATTCGTGAACGTTTCCACTTTAATACGGCGATCAGTTCATTAATGGAATTGATGAATGAAATTATCGATTCTCAGCGTATCTTTTCTGAAAAAGGGATTCATCCTCAAGAAAAGGAAATTTTATTTGAAGCGGCTAAAACTCTGGTATCACTGCTTAATCCCTTTGTTCCTCACTTAACCGAAGAACTCTGGAGAGCCTTAGGAGAAAGTTCCTTTTTGTCAGTTTCAGAATGGATGACACACGATGAAGAGAAACTGGTCGAAAATCAGGTTGAAATTGTTATTCAGATCAACGGAAAAGTAAGAAGTAAAGTTACCGTACCTGCTGGGACTGATGAAAAAGATGTTTTACAATTCGCCCTGAAAGATGAAAGAGTTCAGACTTGGATGGATCAAAAAGCTCTGGTTAAGCATATTTTTGTTCCAGATAAGTTATTGAATCTGGTGGTTCGATAA
- the recO gene encoding DNA repair protein RecO, which translates to MMKTGRYWKDQGIVLKSINYGELDRIVTLFTRKKGKISAIAKGARKVGNRFGPALDCPAISNFMFYDGRGMPVLSQADIVDCYRGIGKKTNQWVFANYLLYVIDRCYEPEESDERIFETVLFYLDLSMKCENFNIFTLKFRIDLIRYLGFFPRIRACAVCGNPFKKIPPGWSSASGGVICEKCSSSIPDLHYLPPDMMVLLGKLMTFSCASCLSIQLRENQFAYLDRLVSEYLTYHVEKKITEWKVFLERFQEVS; encoded by the coding sequence ATGATGAAAACTGGTCGTTACTGGAAAGATCAAGGAATTGTTTTAAAAAGTATAAATTATGGTGAATTAGATAGAATTGTTACCCTTTTTACTCGAAAAAAGGGGAAGATTAGCGCTATAGCCAAAGGAGCCAGGAAAGTAGGGAACCGATTTGGCCCGGCTCTTGACTGCCCAGCAATTTCGAATTTTATGTTTTATGATGGTCGGGGAATGCCGGTTCTTTCTCAGGCAGATATTGTGGATTGTTATCGAGGAATTGGCAAGAAAACCAATCAGTGGGTTTTTGCCAATTATCTTTTGTATGTCATTGACCGTTGTTATGAGCCTGAAGAATCCGATGAGAGGATTTTTGAAACCGTTCTATTTTATCTTGATTTATCGATGAAGTGCGAGAACTTTAATATTTTCACTTTAAAATTTCGTATCGATTTGATTCGATATTTGGGATTTTTCCCTCGGATACGAGCTTGTGCAGTTTGCGGGAATCCTTTCAAGAAAATTCCTCCTGGATGGAGTTCAGCATCCGGCGGCGTGATTTGTGAAAAATGCTCGTCTTCGATACCTGATCTTCATTATTTACCCCCTGATATGATGGTTCTCTTGGGCAAGTTAATGACCTTTTCCTGTGCTTCGTGTCTATCGATTCAACTGAGAGAAAACCAGTTTGCCTATCTCGATCGACTGGTATCCGAGTATCTCACTTACCATGTTGAAAAAAAAATTACCGAATGGAAAGTATTTCTCGAACGTTTTCAAGAAGTAAGTTGA
- a CDS encoding HD family phosphohydrolase gives MKNSKRTFQLKKKVLDFFSPVFIRLQAILTFQFWNYPLYGLGLFFVLWISYSMGGVVLSEGQIAPRDIFARKTIEIVDVKATEEQKDTLLADLVPIFRIDEGITQDLKKEYTTFFKELEVIRDTVSTQSLSFEMKEEFFRKWKITPGVFEWFVATPREKYDKIKEVFLLNMEKNLGQPIREGEVEQKILESYSAYERMDLEIDEIRVLNLLTSRFLKPNARIDIAETEKQREQAIKKVEPVKRYIQKGQILVKKGTAVTHADLEGLRALGLVSEQYESYLLVALGILIIFTLVFEYSFIKKFATEIIQRNSLLLIRILTAIGVIALNALSLRFSWYLILLAAVPFILYTLMGRNLALCESLILFPLLMWGERADFMRSFYIFMNLFLPLFLLDKTIKRRDLVKTGFWIALANILMVIIFGLQEGNTPTEFLVNSVYGFGGAIIASTAALGGISLFETTFHVATDFRLLELVNPTHPLLKRLMMEAPGTYSHSLMMANLAEAAADAIGANPLLARAGAYYHDIGKIKRPYFFIENQMNENIHNRLSPHLSTLVIQNHLKDGLEIARKYHLPVEIQNIIQSHHGNTVMRYFYDKAIKQKKDDVTDTEFRYPGPLPKAKEEVLIFLADSVEAAIRSANNLNSSRLEAIVNGIIQNYLKDGQLDDTPLTMRDIHKISDAFVMILSGMFHARVPYPENTVNGEDKGNK, from the coding sequence ATGAAAAATTCGAAAAGAACCTTCCAACTCAAGAAGAAAGTACTTGATTTTTTTTCTCCCGTTTTTATTCGTCTCCAAGCAATTCTGACTTTCCAATTTTGGAATTATCCCTTGTATGGACTGGGTTTGTTTTTCGTCCTCTGGATCTCTTATTCAATGGGGGGTGTAGTACTCAGCGAAGGCCAAATTGCACCAAGAGATATCTTTGCCAGAAAAACCATTGAAATTGTTGACGTCAAAGCGACTGAAGAACAAAAAGACACTTTACTGGCCGATTTAGTGCCAATTTTTCGAATTGATGAGGGCATTACCCAAGACCTAAAAAAAGAATACACAACCTTTTTTAAAGAATTGGAAGTCATTCGCGACACCGTTTCTACTCAGTCACTTTCTTTTGAAATGAAGGAGGAATTTTTTCGAAAGTGGAAAATTACTCCTGGAGTTTTCGAGTGGTTTGTTGCAACGCCTCGAGAAAAGTATGACAAGATAAAAGAGGTTTTTTTATTAAATATGGAGAAAAACCTCGGTCAACCCATACGTGAAGGAGAAGTTGAACAAAAAATATTAGAGAGTTATTCAGCCTATGAAAGAATGGATTTAGAAATCGATGAAATTCGAGTCTTGAATTTATTAACCTCCCGTTTTTTGAAACCAAATGCAAGAATAGATATAGCTGAAACCGAGAAACAGCGAGAACAAGCTATAAAAAAAGTCGAACCAGTCAAACGGTATATCCAAAAAGGTCAAATTTTAGTCAAAAAAGGAACCGCTGTTACTCATGCAGACTTAGAGGGCCTGCGTGCTTTGGGATTAGTTAGCGAGCAATATGAATCTTACTTATTAGTAGCTCTAGGAATTCTGATTATTTTTACTTTAGTTTTTGAATATTCTTTTATTAAGAAATTTGCAACTGAAATCATCCAGAGGAATTCACTTCTATTAATTCGAATCCTAACAGCAATCGGAGTTATCGCTCTCAATGCTTTATCTCTCCGCTTTTCCTGGTATTTGATATTATTGGCTGCAGTTCCATTTATTCTCTATACTTTGATGGGGAGGAACCTGGCTTTATGCGAGTCGCTCATTCTTTTCCCCCTTTTAATGTGGGGTGAACGGGCTGATTTTATGAGGAGCTTCTATATCTTTATGAATCTCTTCTTACCGCTGTTTTTATTGGATAAAACTATTAAACGTCGCGATTTGGTAAAAACCGGTTTTTGGATAGCCCTGGCAAACATACTGATGGTAATAATATTTGGTTTACAAGAGGGAAATACTCCTACAGAGTTTCTCGTTAATTCTGTTTATGGATTTGGGGGAGCCATCATAGCCTCGACTGCAGCGTTAGGTGGGATATCTTTGTTTGAGACCACCTTCCATGTTGCCACGGATTTTCGTCTTTTGGAATTAGTTAACCCCACTCATCCATTGCTTAAGCGCTTGATGATGGAGGCCCCTGGTACTTATAGTCACAGCCTTATGATGGCTAATCTTGCTGAAGCTGCTGCCGATGCTATTGGAGCCAACCCACTATTGGCTCGAGCTGGAGCATATTACCATGATATTGGTAAAATTAAGCGACCCTATTTTTTTATCGAAAATCAGATGAATGAAAATATCCATAACCGCCTTTCCCCCCATCTGAGTACGTTGGTTATTCAAAACCACCTTAAAGATGGATTGGAAATAGCTCGGAAATACCATTTACCAGTTGAGATTCAAAATATTATTCAAAGCCACCATGGGAATACCGTAATGAGGTATTTTTATGATAAGGCAATCAAACAGAAGAAAGACGACGTAACCGATACCGAGTTTCGTTATCCAGGACCCCTTCCAAAAGCCAAGGAAGAAGTCCTCATTTTTTTAGCTGATAGCGTTGAAGCTGCTATCCGGAGCGCAAATAATCTTAATTCCAGCCGCTTGGAAGCAATAGTAAACGGAATAATTCAAAATTATCTCAAAGATGGGCAATTGGATGATACACCGCTTACTATGAGGGATATTCATAAAATTTCTGATGCCTTTGTAATGATATTAAGCGGGATGTTTCATGCCAGGGTTCCTTATCCGGAAAATACCGTGAATGGAGAGGACAAAGGCAACAAATGA
- a CDS encoding Asp23/Gls24 family envelope stress response protein, whose translation MNEEKNQLMDNSPQQPIPTGTEAIGEINIAPDIIATLAGITTMKIAGITGMAGIPSASLSTIMGKREINKGVKVDIKEKTVSLEISVVIDIDTVLIDVAKNVQREVKKVIENKTGMTVNKVDVNIREVSYKEKDEAPA comes from the coding sequence ATGAACGAAGAAAAAAATCAACTCATGGATAATTCTCCACAACAACCGATTCCCACCGGAACGGAGGCTATTGGCGAAATTAATATTGCACCGGACATTATTGCAACCCTTGCCGGCATAACTACAATGAAAATTGCCGGTATTACCGGCATGGCAGGTATTCCATCGGCTTCTTTGAGTACCATAATGGGAAAAAGAGAAATTAACAAAGGGGTAAAGGTAGACATCAAAGAAAAAACCGTTAGCTTAGAAATTTCCGTAGTTATTGATATTGATACCGTCCTCATCGATGTAGCAAAAAATGTGCAACGAGAAGTGAAAAAAGTTATAGAAAACAAAACCGGAATGACCGTCAACAAAGTTGATGTCAATATCCGAGAGGTTTCTTACAAAGAAAAGGACGAAGCTCCGGCGTAA
- the rpsU gene encoding 30S ribosomal protein S21: MTEIKVSQNESIDEALRRFKRKCQRNGIISEIKKREHYEKPSEKKRKKAQAAARRKKRR; the protein is encoded by the coding sequence GTGACAGAAATAAAAGTAAGTCAGAACGAAAGCATTGATGAAGCATTAAGACGTTTTAAAAGAAAATGTCAAAGAAATGGGATAATTTCTGAGATAAAAAAACGAGAGCATTATGAGAAGCCCAGTGAAAAGAAAAGAAAAAAAGCCCAGGCTGCGGCTCGGAGGAAAAAAAGAAGATGA
- the glyQ gene encoding glycine--tRNA ligase subunit alpha, translating to MYFQDIILTLSQFWKKNGCIIQQPYDIEVGAGTMNPATFLRVIGPEPWGVAYCEPSRRPADGRYGENPNRLYQHYQYQVIIKPSPSDIQNIYLNSLYELGINPAEHDIRFVEDNWESPTLGAWGLGWEVWLDGMEITQFTYFQQAGGLDLKPISVEITYGLERITMYLQEKENVFDIQWNETLTYGDVRWQEEREHSIYSFEHNGTDILFKLFESYEKEAQRLLEKELVMPAYDYILKCSHTFNLLDSRGGISVLERSQYMGRIRQLANQCARLYFQQREKMGFPWLKKSN from the coding sequence ATATACTTTCAAGATATAATTTTAACCCTCAGTCAATTTTGGAAAAAAAACGGCTGCATTATACAACAACCATATGATATTGAAGTTGGTGCCGGAACCATGAACCCGGCAACCTTTCTCAGGGTGATTGGACCAGAACCCTGGGGTGTGGCTTATTGCGAACCTTCACGACGGCCAGCGGACGGACGTTATGGAGAAAATCCAAACCGACTTTATCAGCACTATCAATATCAGGTAATCATCAAACCGTCACCATCCGATATTCAGAATATTTATCTCAACAGTTTATATGAGTTAGGCATTAATCCAGCTGAACACGATATCCGTTTTGTTGAAGATAACTGGGAATCTCCCACTCTAGGAGCCTGGGGCTTAGGATGGGAAGTGTGGTTGGATGGGATGGAAATCACCCAATTTACCTATTTCCAACAAGCTGGAGGCTTAGATCTTAAACCAATATCAGTGGAAATTACCTATGGTTTAGAACGAATCACCATGTATTTACAAGAAAAAGAGAATGTTTTTGATATTCAATGGAATGAAACCCTCACTTATGGTGACGTTCGTTGGCAGGAAGAACGAGAACACTCGATTTATAGCTTTGAACATAACGGAACTGATATTCTTTTTAAGCTTTTTGAGTCCTATGAAAAGGAAGCTCAGCGGCTCTTGGAAAAAGAACTGGTTATGCCAGCTTATGATTATATATTGAAATGCTCTCATACTTTTAATCTTCTTGACTCCCGGGGTGGAATCAGCGTTCTGGAAAGAAGTCAGTATATGGGGAGAATTCGACAACTTGCCAACCAGTGTGCCCGTCTTTATTTCCAACAAAGAGAGAAAATGGGTTTTCCCTGGTTAAAAAAGTCAAATTAG
- a CDS encoding PhoH family protein gives MSINAKHKQIEYRLDCFEISDIKKLFGYLDKNLRLIEDIFQVNIDLTPESLIVGEKKDDTSLTQVKTFLDELATFLKEGHDLTGDDIQKMGATIKEGREMWWKKDYSQGIITTAYHKIIHPRTAGQVNYVRAVKEKELIFCIGPAGTGKTYLAMAMACAALQKKEVSRIVLVRPAVEAGESLGYLPGDLREKIEPYLRPLYDALYEMLSPERFQKYIEKDVIEVAPLAYMRGRTLNDSFIVLDEAQNTTPEQMKMFLTRMGFGSKVVVTGDITQVDLPSGKNSGLMVIQKILADVSGVEFIYLTEKDVIRHQLVQKIIQAYEKFEKNLPTQEEST, from the coding sequence TTGTCTATAAATGCGAAGCACAAACAAATTGAATATCGTCTTGATTGTTTTGAGATTTCAGATATAAAGAAACTTTTTGGATATTTAGATAAAAATCTTCGGTTAATCGAAGATATATTTCAGGTCAATATCGATCTGACACCAGAATCCCTAATAGTTGGGGAGAAGAAAGATGATACTAGTTTGACTCAGGTGAAAACCTTTCTTGATGAGCTGGCAACTTTTTTAAAGGAAGGACATGATTTGACGGGCGATGATATACAAAAAATGGGAGCTACCATTAAGGAAGGTAGAGAAATGTGGTGGAAGAAAGATTATAGTCAGGGAATTATTACCACCGCTTACCATAAAATCATTCATCCCCGAACCGCTGGGCAAGTGAATTATGTCCGAGCAGTGAAAGAAAAGGAACTCATTTTTTGTATTGGACCAGCGGGAACAGGTAAAACTTATTTAGCCATGGCAATGGCTTGCGCTGCTCTTCAAAAAAAAGAAGTGAGCCGGATTGTTTTAGTGCGGCCGGCGGTTGAAGCTGGTGAAAGTCTAGGATATCTCCCCGGGGACCTCCGAGAAAAAATCGAACCTTATCTTCGTCCGCTTTATGATGCTTTATATGAAATGCTCTCTCCCGAGCGTTTTCAAAAATATATTGAAAAAGATGTTATAGAAGTAGCTCCATTAGCCTATATGAGAGGGAGAACTTTAAATGATTCTTTTATTGTGCTTGATGAAGCTCAAAATACTACTCCAGAACAAATGAAAATGTTTTTAACTCGTATGGGTTTTGGTTCCAAAGTGGTTGTTACTGGGGATATAACTCAAGTGGACCTCCCATCTGGAAAAAATTCTGGTCTTATGGTAATACAGAAAATCCTCGCCGATGTTTCTGGTGTCGAGTTTATCTATTTAACCGAAAAGGATGTGATACGGCATCAACTCGTCCAGAAGATCATCCAAGCCTATGAAAAATTCGAAAAGAACCTTCCAACTCAAGAAGAAAGTACTTGA